TATTTGCGCATCATGAATTCTCACGCCCATGATTCCCTGCATGTCCGTACATGTATCGGAAGTGAACTTGCAGTTTCTAAAAATTTCATCCAATGATCGGAGAAAAATAGTATGCACAGAAACTGAAAATGAATCGTACGGTTCGATCATAGGGGAGAAAGGGACTATTTATACGAATCATAAAATAATGCATATGCATGGTTAATCCAAGATCAATATGAATTTGAAACAATTTGAGAAGGTCTATACCCTCTACCTTAAGGGATATAGTTATTCAGAAATAGAAAAATCTACCGGTATACCGAAGAGTACTGTTCAGCGCTGGATTCAGGATTTCTGGAACGGAGATATTGGAATCTTCAAAGAAACGCTTCCGTACGTCGAAGAACTCCTATCGGTAGGAAAGTTCATGCGTGAAGGCGGTGTTGAACTTCCAGAGATGAAAAGTGGAGCTCTTATAGCGTCTATAGTAAAATCCCTTGGAATAGGGATCGATGAGTTGATAGGCATCGGCAATGCGCTCAAGGACATCAACAATCCGGAGATCGTCAGAGAAGTGTCATGGACAGTGACAAATCTGATCGGAAAGGGCATAAAACCTTCGGAGCTTCAACAGAAGATCGAGAGCATGCAGAAGGAGAAGGAACAGAAGGAAGAAGAGCTGACTCAGATAAGTGTCAGCATCGAGCATCAGAAAAAGGCTGAGCTAGAAGCGAAGGACAAGGTGCTTAAGGTGAACGAACAACTCTCTGCTAATAAGAAAAACCTCGACGAGGTGAAGAGAGAGCTTGAATCTGTCAAAAAGGAAAAGGAGGATGCTACGAGTATAATAGAGAACGCAAAGAAAATCGATAGATTCATACAGAAAAACGACATAGACCTTGATCAGCTCAATCAGTTTTACAGCAAGGCAAGAAAGCATAATTTTGATATAAAGAGAATATCTTCTCTGAGCGATCTGGAAAATTTCGGACTTAATTTCGAGACAGACACACATGAGATCTCGGATATAGTGAAGTCCCTTGACAGCCTATACAAGAAAGGATGGGATCACCGCGTGCTCAAACAGCTGGACCTGGTAACTGAAAATACAAACGTAATGCCAGCAGATGCGGTTGATGATCTTCTGCGTTATTATAAGGAAACAGAATCTCTTGAAGATTCACTTGATGCACTTAGAGAGGAGGAAAAAGAGCTGAAAGACAGTATATCATCAATGACGAAAGAATACAACAGGATTAAAGAGGAGTACGCTAGTACAAACACGGAAAAGGAAGAAGCTCGTAAGCATAAAGAATCTTTAGAAGGCGAAATTTCCACATTGATGCAGACCAAGACAATTGTAGAAAACGGGATAAAAGAGGTAAACGAAATAAGCACTAAGATAATGAAAAAGAGAATAGAACTCATTAGTATCAATAACCAGATCGACACGGAAGGAGAGGAGTTGAACAGAATAAGAACCGAAGAAGAAAAAGAGAAGGATAAAATTAAGAATGCACAGGATTTTTACGATCTTATAAGATTCGGTACTCCAGATACCGTGAAATCTCTGAAATACTGGACTGACAAGGCACTGGAAAGAGAGAACGGTAATATGAATCAAAGTAGCGTTATCGAACGTTATGCGCGAGTTAGAGAGAACGCAATAAGGATTCTTCTGGAAGTGGCGGGTGACGGTATTGGCGGAATTAGGTACTTCGATACCGATAAGCTAAGGTTCATAGACGGGAAAGAATACGACGATCTTGTATCTTACCGAAACAGGCGCAATGAGGCTTTCTATAAAGAAACTGAAATCGGTCATGAATTGAATCAGATAAAGGATGATGTCTCAAAGTTCATTTCCGATATCGTTGAGGAAAGGCTGAAGCCAAACCCGGGAATAGAGAAACTAATTGTCGGTGTCACGGAAAGAGTAATCTCAGATCAACTCAAAAAGGAGTTTGAAGATGCTGAAACCTATAAGTCTGTTATTGAACAACGATACTGTAGCTCTGATTTTTCCGTCATTACCGTAAAGGGCTGGGACAAGGACTCGAAGCTTCCAGTCGCTGGGGTCGTTTATCCCGCAGATTTCGCCAGTGCTCTTAAGACCGGAAAATATGTAAAGATAACAAATTTGAGCGGAGAGACAAGTTTCATAGATTTCTGCGTAGCCATGAGACAGATGTACCTCTATAAATACAATTTCAGTTTCTTTAAGCAAGTCCAGGAAGCTATCTCCTCAGGTAAAATAACTGCTGTTAGGCCCCCGATAACCATTGTCTCTCCAAATAAACCGAATGAGAAGCAAAACCTGCAAAGTCCTCAAGTACACTTGTTACGTGGCGGCATAATGCCAAAGAAGAGTGATCAGAAAGAGGAGGAAAAGAAAGATGGAGCTTAGAGTAAATCGTTTACCATACTGATGTGTTCCGCCACTTTCTCACCCTTTTCAGTGAGTTTTATCATCTTTTTTCTAGGTCTGGGCGAAGCATCGATCCTCACATCTATAAGTCCAAGACCTTTTGCCTTCTCTATCGCAGGATACAGTGAATTAGGATAAAGATGATAAATATCTATAAACCGCTGGAAATTTATCTCCCCATTTCGCTTCAGAATTACCAAAATTCTCAAGATACCAGAGTTTTTTTCAAGAGCTTCAATCTTTAATTCCATAATTACTGAATGAAATGATAAAGGAGAATATAAACTTCATTATTGTTTATATAATCGATAACCTTTTATAATTCTAACGTATCACTTATAGAAAGCATTAGTTGAGGTGAGAAAGATGATACCAGATGAGAAATTGATAAGGGAATACGCAAAGTACGCAGCAAAGATCAGGGAGATTGTCCAGGAAGAAATAGAGCGGGCTTACAGCAGAGCCGATCCATACCTTCTGAGTGAGATTTCGAGATCAGCGACCATGCCTATAGGCATATGGATGAACTATTATTCGGATACCTCTTCTGTAGGAGCGGAATTAAGCTCTGATGAATTGAAGGAGAAGCTTGGTGTGCTTTCTTCAAAGTTCGAACTGATCGATAGCAACGGATATCTCAAACCGAAGAGGAATCTAGACTATGCAGAATTTCAGTCCCTAAAGAATGAGATGATCCCCCTGGGATACCGCTATAAACTTGGTAAAGGTTTTACTAAGTTATAAAGTTCTGGAATATTCTCTTTGTTCAACAAATAGCAGGATGAATCAATTTCTGCTAATTTAAATATCCTTCGATTCTGTAAATAACTCGCATCAAGAAACCTCTTCATTTTTAAGATTTTTTTAGAGTTATAGCCCCCAGTCACGAAAAGAGGGATATTATTCAGAACTCTTTAATGTGGCCCGTAATTTTTACGTCTCCCTTTCTATTATTTAGATGTAGAAAGGTAAATATACACTTCGGAGATCGTAAAGTGGATGGACATAAGAGAGAAACAGACAATAGCTATGTTATTATGGAGGCGTTATTCCATCACTATCGACAGGATGAACAGGAATGCGATAAACAGAACGTTTGCAGATGGGAATCAGAATGTTCCTGTGTTCGCAGGAAGATCGAAGCAATGGCAGTATATCTATCATGAAATTTTAAAGGATGAGCCGATCGATTATCTTGAGTTCGGTGTTTTTAGAGGGGATTCCATCCACGAGTGGAGTCTCCTGAGCGTTTCTCCGGAAAGCAGGTTCTATGGGTTCGACACATTCACAGGCCTTCCGGAACCCTGGTTCAAGGAGTTTGGAAAAGACGCATTTGATACAGACGGGAAGATACCGGAGTTGCACGATGAACGCGTGACCTTTTTCAAAGGCCTTTTTCAGGATACCCTCAGCAATTTCTTGAAAAGTTATGAGAGAAAGAACAGGATCGTAGTGCACATTGACGCCGACCTCTATTCGTCAACTCTCTTTGTCCTTGTATCTCTTCATCCATACCTCAAAGACGGTGACGTGATAATGTTCGATGATTTTCTCGATCCATTGGGTGAATTCAGGGCTTTCAACGACTACTGCCAGGCATTCAGAGTCAAGCCCAGGACCATTTCAGCGGTGAAATACGGTAAGTTATTTGACAAGACCGCTTTTATGCTCTGAATCTGTGCGATGGCTATCCAATGAAGTGAACCTTTTTTATTCTTTTGAATTATAACCGCATTATGTCCGGAAGGTTCCTAATAACCGGTGGGTAAGGCTTCATCGGAAGGAATATCAAGAATTACCTCCTTTCGAGGGGAGACAGTGCCTACACGCTTGACATCACAGGCAATCCAGATTATCGCGTATCTGTCACGGACTTTCAAGGCCTCATGAACATAGCCGGGAAATTCGACGGGGTCTTCCATCTGGCCGCTGTAACTTCGCCCCCTCAGTTCGAATCGGATCCGTTATGGGGGTTCGAGGTGAATGCAAACGGGACGCTCAACGTCCTGGAATTTGCCTATCGGAAGAACATTCGAAGGGTCGTAATTGCCTCGTCTTCCGCGACCTATGGCAACACGCGAAAAATGTCCGAAGAGGACAATTTGCCGAAGAGCTATGCCAGTATCTATCCGATAACAAAGGTACTCGATGAATACCTCGCCAGGTACTATTCCTCTCTGGATCGCGTGGAATGTGTATCCCTGCGCTATTTCAACACCTTCGGCCCAGGGGAAAACACAAAATCCCAGTATGCCAGCGTTGTCTGGCGCTTCGTCAACTCCCTCAGCCAGGGCGAGAGGCCGGTTATATACGGCGACGGCAATCAGAGCAGGGACTTCATCTATGTCGCTGACACGGCGAGGGCATCGGTTCTCGCAATGCTTTACGGAAGATCCGGCGAATCATATAATATCGGCACTGGTGTCATCACGATGTTCAATGGCATCTACGATA
The genomic region above belongs to Thermoplasmatales archaeon and contains:
- a CDS encoding TylF/MycF family methyltransferase, which produces MDIREKQTIAMLLWRRYSITIDRMNRNAINRTFADGNQNVPVFAGRSKQWQYIYHEILKDEPIDYLEFGVFRGDSIHEWSLLSVSPESRFYGFDTFTGLPEPWFKEFGKDAFDTDGKIPELHDERVTFFKGLFQDTLSNFLKSYERKNRIVVHIDADLYSSTLFVLVSLHPYLKDGDVIMFDDFLDPLGEFRAFNDYCQAFRVKPRTISAVKYGKLFDKTAFML
- a CDS encoding NAD-dependent epimerase/dehydratase family protein, encoding MKNYLLSRGDSAYTLDITGNPDYRVSVTDFQGLMNIAGKFDGVFHLAAVTSPPQFESDPLWGFEVNANGTLNVLEFAYRKNIRRVVIASSSATYGNTRKMSEEDNLPKSYASIYPITKVLDEYLARYYSSLDRVECVSLRYFNTFGPGENTKSQYASVVWRFVNSLSQGERPVIYGDGNQSRDFIYVADTARASVLAMLYGRSGESYNIGTGVITMFNGIYDIVKEEMHSSLEAEYKPNPLRSYQYFTKADISKTGRDLGFSPKYDIRSEVKSMLRNDIRSI